A window from Pseudomonadales bacterium encodes these proteins:
- the odhB gene encoding 2-oxoglutarate dehydrogenase complex dihydrolipoyllysine-residue succinyltransferase has protein sequence MMLEIKAPSFPESISDGTVATWHKKVGEAVLRDEVLVDIETDKVVMEVVAPADGRLSEILKPEGETVLSTELIGLFEAGSALTGTQPSAEPPAAAAAQSQQPLVNPAARRLVQAHGLTPEQIAATGKGGRLTKGDVLQHLEQGQPPAQPVPAVSTATSPRAAEPAVVAESGARIEKRVPMTRLRASVARRLVEAQQTAAMLTTFNEVNMQPVMELRTKYRDQFEKRHGVRLGFMSFFVRASVEALKRFPAVNASIDGNDIVYHGYQDIGVAVSTDRGLVVPILRDAAQMSLARIEAQVRDYGLKARDGKLTIEEMQGGTFTLSNGGVFGSLLSTPILNPPQTAILGMHKVQERPMAVDGKIEILPMMYLALSYDHRLIDGREAVQFLVAIKDFLEDPARILLDL, from the coding sequence ATGATGCTGGAAATTAAAGCGCCGAGTTTTCCGGAGTCGATCTCCGACGGTACTGTGGCCACTTGGCACAAGAAGGTGGGCGAGGCGGTGTTGCGCGATGAAGTGCTCGTCGACATCGAAACCGACAAGGTGGTGATGGAGGTGGTGGCACCGGCGGATGGCCGGTTGAGCGAAATCCTGAAGCCGGAGGGTGAGACGGTGCTCAGCACCGAGCTGATCGGACTGTTCGAGGCAGGCAGTGCCCTGACCGGGACGCAGCCCAGTGCCGAACCGCCGGCAGCGGCCGCCGCGCAATCGCAGCAACCGCTGGTCAATCCTGCCGCCCGCCGACTGGTGCAGGCGCATGGGTTGACGCCGGAGCAGATCGCCGCCACCGGCAAGGGGGGGCGTCTCACCAAGGGCGATGTGTTGCAGCATCTCGAACAGGGTCAGCCGCCGGCGCAACCGGTACCGGCTGTTTCTACCGCCACCTCGCCGCGTGCCGCCGAACCGGCTGTCGTGGCCGAGTCGGGTGCGCGGATCGAAAAGCGCGTACCGATGACCCGGCTGCGCGCCAGCGTCGCCAGACGGCTGGTCGAGGCGCAGCAGACGGCGGCGATGCTGACCACCTTCAATGAGGTCAACATGCAGCCGGTGATGGAGTTGCGCACCAAGTACAGGGATCAGTTCGAGAAGCGCCATGGGGTGCGGCTCGGTTTCATGTCCTTCTTCGTGCGCGCCTCGGTCGAGGCATTGAAGCGGTTTCCGGCGGTGAATGCCTCGATCGACGGCAATGACATCGTCTACCACGGTTACCAGGACATCGGCGTGGCGGTCTCGACCGACCGCGGACTGGTGGTGCCGATACTGCGCGATGCCGCACAGATGAGCCTGGCCAGGATCGAGGCGCAGGTGCGCGACTATGGCCTGAAGGCGCGTGATGGCAAGCTGACCATCGAGGAGATGCAGGGCGGTACCTTCACCCTCTCCAATGGCGGTGTTTTTGGTTCGCTGCTGTCGACGCCGATCCTCAATCCGCCGCAGACCGCCATTCTCGGCATGCACAAGGTGCAGGAGCGACCGATGGCGGTCGATGGCAAGATCGAGATTCTGCCGATGATGTATCTGGCGCTGAGCTACGACCATCGTCTGATCGATGGTCGCGAGGCGGTACAGTTCCTGGTCGCCATCAAGGATTTTCTCGAAGATCCCGCACGCATCCTGCTGGATCTGTAA
- the sucC gene encoding ADP-forming succinate--CoA ligase subunit beta, whose protein sequence is MNLHEYQAKQLFAEYGLPVSKGVVADSAAAAVEAASLIGGEQWVVKAQVHAGGRGKAGGVKLVRSKAEIEQFAQQWLGKRLVTYQTDADGQPVNQILIENCTDIDRELYLGAVVDRASQRVVFMASSEGGVEIEKVAERSPEKILQAIIDPLVGAQPYQAREIAFQLGLNDKQVKQFTDLFVRLSRLFHECDLALLEINPLVITQQGDLHCLDAKINIDGNALYRQPKLKALHDPSQEDAREREAAAWELNYVALEGNIGCMVNGAGLAMGTMDIIKHHGGNPANFLDVGGGATKERVSAAFKLILSDEKVKAVLINIFGGIVRCDLIAEGVIGAVEEVGVKIPVVVRLEGNNARLGAQILADSGLNIIAAQSLTDAAQQVVKAAERQP, encoded by the coding sequence ATGAATCTGCATGAATATCAGGCCAAGCAGCTGTTTGCCGAGTATGGCCTGCCGGTGTCGAAGGGGGTGGTGGCCGACAGTGCCGCCGCCGCAGTCGAGGCGGCCAGCCTCATCGGCGGCGAACAGTGGGTGGTCAAGGCGCAGGTCCATGCCGGCGGGCGCGGCAAGGCGGGTGGCGTCAAACTGGTGCGCAGCAAGGCCGAGATCGAACAGTTTGCCCAGCAGTGGCTCGGCAAGCGGCTGGTGACCTATCAGACCGATGCCGATGGGCAGCCGGTCAACCAGATTCTGATCGAGAACTGCACCGACATCGACCGCGAGCTCTATCTGGGTGCAGTGGTCGACCGTGCATCGCAGCGGGTCGTCTTCATGGCGTCGAGCGAAGGTGGGGTCGAGATCGAAAAGGTGGCCGAGCGCAGCCCGGAGAAGATCCTGCAGGCGATCATCGATCCACTGGTCGGCGCACAGCCCTACCAGGCGCGGGAGATCGCCTTCCAGCTCGGCCTCAATGACAAGCAGGTCAAACAGTTCACCGACCTGTTCGTGCGCCTGAGCCGGCTGTTCCATGAGTGCGATCTGGCACTGCTGGAGATCAACCCGCTGGTGATCACCCAACAGGGCGACCTGCACTGTCTCGATGCCAAGATCAACATCGATGGCAATGCACTCTACCGGCAGCCGAAACTGAAGGCGCTGCATGACCCGAGCCAGGAGGATGCCCGCGAGCGCGAGGCCGCGGCCTGGGAGCTCAACTATGTCGCGCTGGAGGGCAACATCGGCTGCATGGTCAATGGCGCTGGTCTGGCGATGGGCACCATGGACATCATCAAGCACCATGGCGGCAATCCGGCCAACTTCCTCGATGTCGGCGGCGGTGCGACCAAGGAGCGGGTCAGCGCGGCTTTCAAACTGATTCTGTCCGATGAGAAGGTCAAGGCGGTGCTGATCAACATCTTTGGCGGCATCGTGCGCTGCGACCTGATCGCCGAGGGGGTGATCGGTGCGGTCGAGGAGGTGGGCGTCAAGATTCCGGTCGTGGTGCGGCTGGAGGGCAACAACGCCAGACTGGGCGCACAGATACTGGCCGATAGCGGCCTCAACATCATTGCTGCACAGAGTCTGACCGACGCAGCACAACAGGTCGTCAAGGCCGCGGAGCGTCAGCCATGA
- the sucD gene encoding succinate--CoA ligase subunit alpha has product MSILIDKDTKVLCQGFTGAQATLHSEQALDYGTRLVGGVTPNKGGQTHLGLPVFNTMREAVEATAADASVIYVPAPFCKDSILEAAHSGVKLVVCITEGIPTLDMLQCKLVCDRLGVRLIGPNCPGVITPGECKIGIMPGDIHLPGKVGIVSRSGTLTYEAVKQTSDFGFGQSSCVGIGGDPIPGSSFIDILGLFQADPGTEAIVMVGEIGGSAEEEAARFIKQHVTKPVVSYIAGVTAPAGKRMGHAGAIISGGKGTAAEKFAALEAAGVRTVRSLADIGKAIAEVTGW; this is encoded by the coding sequence ATGAGCATTCTGATCGACAAAGACACCAAGGTGCTCTGCCAGGGCTTCACCGGCGCGCAGGCGACGCTCCATTCCGAGCAGGCGCTCGACTATGGCACCCGACTGGTGGGCGGCGTGACGCCGAACAAGGGCGGCCAGACCCATCTGGGCCTGCCGGTGTTCAATACCATGCGTGAGGCGGTCGAGGCGACGGCCGCCGATGCTTCGGTCATCTACGTGCCGGCGCCGTTCTGCAAGGATTCGATCCTCGAAGCGGCCCACTCCGGCGTCAAGCTGGTGGTCTGCATCACCGAGGGCATCCCGACCCTCGACATGTTGCAGTGCAAGCTGGTGTGCGACCGGCTGGGTGTCCGGCTGATCGGCCCCAACTGTCCCGGTGTCATCACCCCCGGCGAGTGCAAGATCGGCATCATGCCCGGCGACATCCATCTGCCCGGCAAGGTCGGCATCGTCTCCCGCTCCGGCACCCTCACCTATGAGGCGGTCAAGCAGACCAGCGACTTCGGCTTTGGCCAGAGCAGTTGCGTCGGCATCGGTGGCGATCCGATTCCGGGCAGCAGCTTCATCGACATCCTGGGACTGTTCCAGGCCGACCCCGGGACCGAGGCGATCGTCATGGTCGGCGAGATCGGTGGCAGCGCCGAGGAGGAGGCTGCCCGCTTCATCAAGCAGCATGTCACCAAACCGGTGGTCTCCTACATCGCCGGCGTCACCGCGCCAGCCGGCAAGCGGATGGGCCACGCCGGCGCCATCATCTCCGGCGGCAAGGGCACTGCGGCCGAAAAGTTCGCCGCGCTCGAAGCAGCTGGTGTGCGCACCGTGCGCAGTCTGGCCGACATCGGCAAGGCGATTGCCGAGGTGACCGGCTGGTAG
- the lpdA gene encoding dihydrolipoyl dehydrogenase, translated as MAGKFDVIVIGAGPAGYVAAIKCAQLGLSTACVEQWRRDGQTVLGGTCLNVGCIPSKALLESAHKYREAKEQLADHGVLAKEVSLDLATMMARKEKIVGNLTGGIQALFKGNGVTTLAGRGRLLAGKRVEVTDAAGAVEEYEAEHVIIAAGSEPIPISQAPLDGHHVVDSSAALAFEEVPKRLGVIGAGVIGLELGSLWSALGAEVVLLEAQERFLPMVDQRIAKEAQKLLTRQGLTIQLGARVTHTEVKEGEVLVRYSNAKGDQALRVDRLIVAVGRRAQTANLLAADCGVNLDERGSIFVNDHCRTDVPGVYAIGDVVRGPMLAHKGMEEGIMVAERIAGQLSQVNYDCIPSVIYTQPEVAWVGDTEEVLKARAEPYKVGSFAFAANGRALAAHQSEGLVRVLAHAESDRVLGVHIIGPQASELIAQAVVAMEFSASAEDLALTVFAHPTLSEAVHEAALSVNGQAIHAVNRARK; from the coding sequence ATGGCAGGCAAGTTTGATGTGATCGTCATCGGCGCCGGTCCGGCCGGCTATGTGGCCGCGATCAAGTGCGCGCAGTTGGGCCTCAGCACCGCCTGTGTCGAGCAGTGGCGTCGTGATGGGCAGACCGTGCTGGGTGGCACCTGCCTCAATGTCGGCTGCATTCCCTCCAAGGCGCTGCTCGAATCGGCCCACAAGTACCGTGAGGCGAAAGAGCAACTCGCCGACCATGGCGTGCTGGCCAAAGAGGTGTCGCTCGATCTGGCGACCATGATGGCGCGCAAGGAGAAGATCGTCGGCAATCTCACGGGCGGCATCCAGGCGCTGTTCAAGGGCAACGGCGTCACCACGCTGGCCGGTCGCGGCCGGCTGCTGGCGGGCAAGCGGGTCGAGGTGACCGATGCCGCTGGCGCGGTCGAGGAGTACGAGGCCGAACATGTCATCATCGCTGCCGGTTCCGAGCCGATTCCGATTTCACAGGCGCCACTGGATGGTCACCATGTGGTCGACTCCTCGGCCGCGCTGGCCTTTGAAGAGGTGCCGAAGCGGCTGGGTGTGATCGGTGCCGGTGTCATCGGTCTGGAGCTGGGCAGTCTGTGGAGTGCGCTGGGTGCCGAGGTGGTGCTGCTCGAGGCGCAGGAGCGCTTCCTGCCGATGGTCGATCAGCGCATCGCCAAGGAGGCGCAGAAGCTGCTGACCCGGCAAGGGCTCACGATCCAACTGGGTGCCCGGGTGACCCACACCGAGGTCAAGGAGGGCGAAGTGCTGGTCAGGTACAGCAACGCCAAGGGCGATCAGGCGCTGCGGGTCGATCGCCTGATTGTTGCGGTGGGTCGCCGGGCGCAGACGGCCAACCTGCTGGCGGCCGATTGCGGTGTCAACCTCGATGAACGGGGCTCGATCTTCGTCAACGACCACTGCCGCACCGACGTGCCAGGGGTCTATGCGATCGGCGACGTCGTGCGTGGTCCGATGCTGGCGCACAAGGGCATGGAGGAGGGCATCATGGTGGCCGAGCGCATCGCGGGTCAACTGAGCCAGGTCAACTACGACTGCATCCCGTCGGTGATCTACACCCAGCCCGAAGTGGCCTGGGTGGGTGACACCGAAGAGGTGCTCAAGGCGCGCGCCGAACCGTACAAGGTCGGCAGTTTCGCCTTTGCCGCCAATGGTCGCGCCTTGGCCGCGCATCAGTCCGAAGGGTTGGTGCGGGTGCTGGCCCATGCCGAGAGCGATCGGGTTCTTGGCGTTCACATCATCGGCCCGCAGGCGTCGGAGCTGATCGCGCAGGCGGTGGTGGCGATGGAATTCTCTGCCAGTGCCGAGGATCTGGCGTTGACGGTCTTTGCCCATCCCACTCTCTCCGAGGCGGTTCACGAGGCGGCATTGTCAGTCAATGGCCAGGCGATTCACGCAGTGAACCGGGCAAGAAAGTAG
- a CDS encoding 2-oxoglutarate dehydrogenase E1 component — MTEPSMEMLWRSGHISGGNANYVEALYDSYLRDPNSVPEAWRNYFDSLPQVANVVVQDVPHSTIREQFLQIGRQAHRGELALAADRDHQQLQVRVLQLIDAYRHRGHQKARLDPLGLQQRPAVPDLELTYHGLSAADFSTRFQTGAPSLAQGEATLKEIVEALEQTYCQTVGVEYMHIVDSQQKLWLQQRLESVRSHPDYSVEVKHHLLERLVAAEGLEKLLGSRFPGTKRFGLEGGESLIPLVDALIQRAGGYGAKEIVIGMAHRGRLNVLVNNFGKNPAELFEEFEGLHAHGAGSGDVKYHQGFSSNVMTSVGQTHLALLFNPSHLEIVTPVVAGSVRARQDRRNDPLGNQVVPVAIHGDAAFAGQGVVMETLQMSQVRGYRIGGTIHIIVNNQVGFTTSRADDARSTEYCTDVAKMVQAPIFHVNGDDPEAVLFVTQLAVDYRETFRRDVVIDMVCYRRRGHNEADEPSGTQPLMYAKIRTLPSTMQLYSDRLVNSGVISRELVDAWIADYRKALEEGRHVAKSLVTEPNLKLFVDWTPYLGHDYWSATADTRFELRQLQQLAAEVCKVPEGVVVQKQVDKIIDDRRKMIAGALPLNWGFAETMAYATLLTEGHPVRLMGQDSGRGTFSHRHAVIHNQKDGSPHVPLANIPGVTARFTLHDSLLSEEAALAFEYGYATTNPRALVIWEAQFGDFVNGAQVVIDQFIASGETKWGRLCGLVMFLPHGYEGQGPEHSSARLERFMQLCAEHNIQVCIPTTPAQIFHLLRRQMLRPLRKPLIVMTPKSLLRHKLAISSLEDLAEGEFKLVIPESVPLEASQVRRIVLCSGKVYYDLIEAREAAQREDAAVIRIEQFYPFPHEQLQQAMAPFAQAQQVIWCQEEPMNQGVWYSSQHHMSHVLGRLNPGWKLDYVGREASAAPATGYLSLHVEQQQRLVKEALGL, encoded by the coding sequence ATGACTGAACCTTCAATGGAGATGTTGTGGCGCAGTGGGCATATCTCTGGCGGCAATGCCAACTATGTCGAGGCGCTTTACGACAGCTATCTGCGCGACCCCAACAGTGTGCCCGAGGCGTGGCGAAACTACTTCGACTCGCTGCCGCAGGTGGCGAATGTGGTGGTGCAGGATGTGCCCCATTCGACGATCCGTGAGCAGTTTCTGCAAATCGGACGACAGGCGCATCGCGGCGAATTGGCGCTGGCTGCCGACCGTGACCATCAGCAGCTCCAGGTCAGGGTGCTGCAACTGATCGATGCCTATCGCCATCGGGGGCATCAGAAGGCGCGGCTCGACCCGCTGGGCCTGCAGCAGCGGCCGGCCGTGCCCGATCTGGAGCTGACCTACCATGGCCTGTCGGCCGCGGATTTCTCCACCCGGTTCCAGACTGGTGCACCGTCGCTGGCGCAAGGCGAAGCCACGCTGAAGGAGATCGTCGAGGCGCTGGAACAGACCTACTGCCAGACCGTGGGCGTCGAGTACATGCACATCGTCGACAGCCAGCAGAAGCTCTGGCTGCAACAGCGGCTGGAGAGCGTTCGCTCCCATCCCGACTACAGCGTCGAGGTGAAGCACCACCTGCTGGAGCGGCTGGTCGCGGCTGAGGGGCTGGAGAAGCTGCTGGGATCGCGCTTTCCCGGCACCAAGCGCTTTGGGCTGGAGGGTGGAGAGAGCCTGATCCCGCTGGTCGATGCACTGATTCAGCGCGCGGGAGGCTACGGCGCCAAGGAGATCGTGATCGGCATGGCCCACCGTGGTCGCTTGAACGTACTGGTCAACAACTTCGGCAAGAATCCTGCCGAACTGTTCGAGGAGTTCGAGGGGCTGCATGCCCATGGTGCCGGCTCCGGCGACGTCAAGTACCATCAGGGCTTCTCTTCCAATGTGATGACATCGGTCGGACAGACCCATCTGGCGCTGCTGTTCAACCCTTCGCACCTGGAGATCGTCACCCCGGTCGTCGCCGGATCGGTGCGGGCACGGCAGGACCGCCGCAACGACCCGCTGGGCAACCAGGTGGTGCCGGTGGCGATCCATGGCGATGCCGCTTTTGCCGGCCAGGGGGTGGTGATGGAGACGCTGCAGATGTCGCAGGTGCGTGGTTACCGCATCGGCGGCACCATTCACATCATCGTCAACAACCAGGTCGGTTTCACCACCAGTCGGGCCGATGATGCCCGCTCCACCGAGTACTGCACCGACGTGGCCAAGATGGTGCAGGCACCGATCTTCCATGTGAATGGCGATGACCCCGAGGCGGTGCTGTTCGTGACCCAGTTGGCGGTCGACTACCGCGAAACCTTCAGGCGTGATGTGGTGATCGACATGGTCTGTTACCGCCGCCGTGGCCACAACGAAGCCGACGAGCCTTCCGGCACCCAGCCGCTGATGTACGCCAAGATCCGCACGCTGCCGAGCACGATGCAGCTCTACTCCGACAGGCTGGTCAACAGCGGGGTGATCAGCCGCGAGCTGGTCGATGCCTGGATCGCCGACTACCGCAAGGCGCTGGAGGAGGGCAGGCATGTCGCCAAGAGTCTGGTCACCGAACCCAATCTCAAGCTATTCGTCGACTGGACACCCTACCTCGGCCATGACTACTGGTCGGCCACCGCCGACACCCGTTTCGAATTGAGGCAGCTGCAACAGCTGGCGGCGGAGGTCTGCAAGGTGCCCGAGGGGGTGGTGGTGCAGAAACAGGTGGACAAGATCATCGACGATCGCCGCAAGATGATCGCCGGTGCACTGCCGCTGAACTGGGGTTTTGCCGAGACGATGGCCTATGCCACCCTGTTGACCGAGGGCCATCCGGTGCGGCTGATGGGGCAGGACAGCGGTCGGGGCACCTTTTCGCACCGGCACGCGGTGATTCATAACCAGAAAGATGGATCGCCCCATGTGCCGCTGGCGAACATTCCGGGCGTGACGGCACGCTTCACGCTGCATGATTCATTGCTGTCGGAAGAGGCAGCGCTGGCCTTCGAGTATGGCTACGCCACCACCAATCCGCGGGCACTGGTGATCTGGGAGGCGCAGTTCGGCGACTTCGTCAATGGCGCCCAGGTGGTGATCGACCAGTTCATCGCCAGTGGCGAGACCAAGTGGGGGCGTCTCTGCGGTCTGGTGATGTTCCTGCCGCACGGCTATGAAGGGCAGGGGCCCGAGCACTCCTCGGCGCGGCTGGAGCGCTTCATGCAGCTCTGTGCCGAGCACAACATCCAGGTCTGCATTCCAACGACGCCGGCACAGATCTTCCATCTGCTGCGGCGACAGATGCTGAGACCACTGCGCAAGCCGCTGATCGTGATGACGCCCAAGAGCCTGCTGCGGCACAAGCTGGCCATCTCGTCGCTGGAGGATCTGGCCGAGGGCGAGTTCAAGCTGGTGATTCCAGAGAGCGTCCCGCTCGAGGCCAGTCAGGTCAGGCGGATCGTGCTGTGCAGCGGCAAGGTCTACTACGATCTGATCGAGGCGCGCGAAGCGGCGCAGCGCGAGGATGCCGCGGTGATCCGCATCGAGCAGTTCTACCCCTTTCCACATGAGCAGCTGCAACAGGCGATGGCCCCCTTCGCACAGGCGCAGCAGGTGATCTGGTGCCAGGAAGAGCCGATGAATCAAGGGGTCTGGTACAGCAGCCAGCATCACATGAGCCATGTCCTGGGCCGGCTCAATCCAGGCTGGAAGCTCGACTATGTCGGCCGTGAGGCCTCGGCGGCACCGGCGACCGGTTACCTGAGCCTGCATGTCGAGCAACAGCAGCGGCTGGTCAAAGAGGCCCTGGGGCTCTGA